The sequence acaattaaaacaaaaaaattcttaaaaaataatagtGATGTTTAGTACTATTCTATGTCATACTGTTATTAATGTGTTATCAAGTATCAcgtcttatataatttaattaaaaaaatattttttaaataatatcgtTATTCAATTATAGAACGTTACTTATAGAAAATATTACCGGTACCCGGTGTCTGATAATAATGCTCTTAAActaaaggctaattaggatttttactccctgaattttgacatgtactaaatcagtcccatgaacttttaaggtcgttaaaaataccccatgaactattgagattgttgaatttaaggatttttttctaattttagtaaaaaagtctaacagaATGAAAGACCAGGagccatgatttagtacatgtcaaaattcaaggTGTATGATTTTGTAGATTTCAAAGTCTTAAGAGCATGGTTTAGTGTATAACAATTactgaaattaaaaaattgaatgaaattagacaaaagcgcttaaatctaacaatttcaatagttcaagaggcatttttaacgaccttaaaagttcagagtGTATAATTTGGTACATACCAAAATTGAAAGAGGAAAATTCTAATTAACCTAAACTAAATAATGATTAAGTGAGAGTGACTACCTTGCATaagcttaattaattaattaacaactGTTTTCTTAGTAATTGTATCAAAACACCGAATAGAACAAGTCAGCTTTGTTTTCTACGTCGCCACATGTCACTCTCTCAATCAAAGCCGGCttcaaattcttctttatataaATTACTCTCATCACCCAAATCTTCAACCCtttcattattatttcaatccaaaacccaacaaagaaaATCACAATGAATAGGTTGATAAGCTTAGAACCCTCAAATCTAGTAACCATAAGAGTAGAGCATGGCCAAAAATGTCATGGAAAAATCACCTTAAACAATGTTATGTACACTATGCCTGTGGCCTTCAGATTCCAACCACTCATCAAAACCCGTTACTCTATCAAACCCCAATCAGGGATTATTCCACCTCTCGAGAAATTAACGGTCGAGATCGTTTATCATCTCAATCCGGGATCCGACGTTCCAGATTTGTTTCCTTATTCCAATGATTCTTTTCTGTTACACAGCGTTGTGGTCCCGGGTGCAACCGCTAAAGACTACTCAAACTCATACGACGCCGTTCCGAACGATTGGTTTACAGCTAAGAAAAAACAAGTGTTTACTGATAGTGGTATTAAGGTTATGTTTGTTGGCTCGGCTGTTCTGGCTCGGCTCGTGGCTCACGGCTCCATGGATGAGATTCGTGATGTTTTGGAAAAGAGTGATTCTTCTTGGAGAGCCGCTGATTCTGTTGACAATGAGGGGAATAGCTTACTTCACTTGGCTATATCGCAAAGCCGAGCTGATCTTGTTCAGCTCATTCTCGAGTTCGATCCCGATGTCGAGGCTCCGAGCCGGCTCGGGTATAGCCCGATCGAGGCTGCCGTGGAGTCCGGGGAAGCGTTGATTGTTGAGCTTTTGTTGGCTAGGAAAGCGAGCACGAATAGGTCGGCGAATTCGACTGCGGGTCCTATCCATTTGGCCGCCAGAGGCGGCCATATGGATGTTTTAAGGCTTTTGATTTTGAAAGGAGCTGATGTTGACGCCCTGACTAAGGACGGCAACACAGCTTTACATCTCGCTGTTGCTGAGCAGCGGCGAGATTGTGTGAGACTTTTGCTTGCAAATGGGGCTAACCCGAATGTTCGCGATACTTTTGATGGGGATGCGCCGTTGCATGTTGCAGCGGCGCTTGGTGATGAGTATTTAGTAAAGCTTTTGCTTCAAAAAGGCGCGAATAAGGATGTTAGGAACCGCGTTGGCCGTACGGCCTACGATATGGCAGCCGAGAACGGCCACACTAAACTTTTTGATGCTCTTAAGCTCGGGGATAGCCTTAGTCTTGCGTCGAGAAAAGGGGAAGTAAGGACTATGTTGAGACTTATAGAGCATGGCGCGGCCATCAACGGCCGCGACCAGCATGGTTGGACGGCTCTCCACCGAGCCTGTTTCAAAGGTCGGGTGGAGGCCGTTCGAGCTCTGCTCGAAAAAGGAGTTGATGTGGATGCTAAGGATGAAGACGGGTACACCGCGCTACACTGCGCGGTGGAGTCTGGCCACGCAGACGTGATAGAGTTGGTGGTAAAGAAAGGCGAAGCGGATGTGGAAGCTCGGACGAATAAGGGCGTTACTCCGCTACAAATCGCGGAGTCGTTCGGTTATAGCGGGATCACTAGGGTGCTAATTCAAGGTGGTGCTATAAGAGATTATAaaagtaataacaataataagaataataataatgatagtgAGATTTCAAAAAAGATGATGATTGTTTCAATGGAAGAAGATCAagggttgaagaagaagaagaaaagcagGATTATTAGAGGAAGAGCAGCTCGTGGAAGCTTTGATAGGTCAACAGCTTCGGTCATGGTTTAATGGTGTGTGGGTTGTGGTGTTTGAACAGAAATGTATAATCAttcggtttcttttttttttttttggtcatgATATTCTTGAGAGTCTCTTGTTAATTTGAACCTCATATGGACATTTTGTTTATGgtacttttcaaattttgtagagaattttttcttttttctttttaatgctAGTGAATAATAATGTAttattaattacttttttttttcgctTTGGTCAATGTTAATTACAAATACATAGTTTAGCGAATGATCACTCTCAAAATACTGTTTTTATAATAGTAGTAATCTTTAAGAATACACAAATATACTAGAATTTatatgaaattaaataaaaataaatttagctCAAGAGTGAATCAACCATGAATCTTTATTGAATCTTTATTGATTGAATAGTTAATAGTATACAATGAGATATGTCTAAAAATATAACTCAAAACAATGAATAAttacgaaaaaaaaatatctcaggaaaatcaatttaaaagtAATACTTTCATTACATCCCGCCACACACACATCTAATATTTGACTCTCTCTTTAAATTTGACtgtgaaatttaaattatgagcATTAGAAATTACTTGAGTGAGTAAAGGCACTACTATTTATAGTTGTTGGTGGGACTCTTTTTAATTAGTAGGTGTCAAAGCCAATTGTTCTTTGAATATGACTAGTGATAAGATAGAACTACTAACTTGACAGATTAAGTGAGTTTAATCTCAATATATTGTGAGATATTAAATGTAAAGAATTTGAGAATAAGTAGCCAATACCATATATATACAACTATCCGTACGTGTTAACAAAGAAAAAATGTTATCTTAATGCACTAAAATGAAATATCTCAAGTATCTAATCTTACATGGTGGTGCGTTGTGAGTTGAGTTGGTTGGTTAGTGTGGTGTTATATGGCCTATTTGACTGAGCTGTTTTATTTTAGAGAACAATGGAgctcataattaatttgtataattcTAATAAGCAGTGTCACGAACGTCTTAAAAGAAGCGATTTAGTCTGCGATCTAACCTAATTTTCATTTGataattttgtttcttttttatttttttgcagcaACTATTCTAATATAAGTGGTGCTTTGTGAGTAGTTaacgattttttatattattaccGATATTAGATTGCATTAATAACAATGTGATATGGTATCTCTTGTATTGCTTAATATTTGAACCTTTCTCACtgatctatatattatatatgtaagaTATAGTGTTATAAGGCATCATGAGTTTATGATTCAATATATAGGGTTGGTATTCACCATTATAATCCCCTACTTCAGTGTTATTCAACTCATTCTtctattttactaatgtttctCGGTGGGCCTGAACTAAGCAGGCTAATGGGGCTAGGGCCCAACTTGCCTAGGAATCCAAATATATTCtttctttaataatttttaaaaatactatttatattttttaataaaggtctcataacttttttttttctcttaaggccAACCAAATCTCAAGATCAACATAAAAATAGTTCAATTTTCTACATTGATCTTAACTTGTTTTACAATTGTATCTTTAGCTCTAGAGCATTGATCCCaatagatattttttctattttgccAAATTTAACACACAATAGCAGTCGTAGCTGCCGCGAAAACCTGCTTCTTGAACCGCTGCCTTGGGATCCACCTTAGCAGCTGGTTCAAGGTCTTTGCCAAACTCCGCCAAAGTTTGATCTGCTTGAAATTCAACTTAATCAAATAACCTCTATTCACCAAATGAAGGTCTAATAAATCAAGTATCCAACAACTATAaaactatattttataaaagtcaAATAAAAAACATGTAAATTTGGTGATATTTTGGATGTTACAAACCTGTAACCAGATTTGTACAAtccaaaaatattatttaccaACCCCAATTTGTCACATTTTTCATTTAATCTAaagattatattttatataaattaatacaacaTTGGGCAcatgctttattttttttagttttgtcATTATTGTTAACTACAaactttttcatggcttttgatCTTCAAACGAATCAATAAAGATGCTgccaaataaaattatttttatgtttagaaTTTTgtgcattttttgttttttatttttttaaaaagaaggaTTTTGTActtgaaatattttaaaaataccatttttctaggttcaatactataaaataaataaaattatattatgttcAGAATTTCGTGCATTTGTATTTTTTGTACCCTTTTTTCTGAAAAGGAGGATTTTGTACTTTGAAATCTTTTAAAAATACCACTTCTGTATATTTACCATATTATGAATAAATTAAGGGGCCCTTCTACAATAAATATCAAATTATTTGCTATTTTTGCAAATTACAAGAGACAATTTCTTGTACAATATTTCAGCCAAACAAATAATTGGTAGAAATAGTCTAacacatattatatatttttctatttcttgTACAATTATTTTTCGATAATTAATCTTCAAGGATTtgatttgagttgtgtgaagaAGATTTGTGAGTAGCAAAATGTAACAATCAGAGGTTGGCAAGAACAGATATGAAAGTCACCTTATGTCAATATCCATATATACTACCAATACCaaccattatatatataaatataaaaaaagtcCACACCTACTCACAAGTCTTTTACTTACAAACCCAAAATTCTatgtttgaatattatttattttttgtgtaatGTTAATTGGAGcctataaaatatttttcaacgTAATGCCGTGACAGCTCTCTCTAAACTCatcatatcatattatatatatataaaatacattttatgtATAACTTGTTCCATATCTGAATCAAAATTATCATGCAAGTTACAATTaatctttattttaaaataataataataataataataataataataataatctcactttaGCTATATATATGTTTGAATTGATTAATGTTAAATGATTGTGTTTGAGTTAGACATGTAAGGCAGTTTCCCAAATACTCCAACCTAAATCTATGTATAGACTAGACATTTTATTAATCCATGTCCTTCCTACTACTATtcttactataaattattttagaaaaaatttgTAATTGGTGGCTTTTTTTTTAGATGTTGTAAGTGGTGTTTTggtaaatcttttttatttttgtatttaggaaaaaaagtttagttttttgttttttttacatGATTGTGTACATTCATGTATTGGTGCAATTTTTTACTGTTTCGGTatttagaagaattttttagtctaattttatatatattataattatttaagacatcccgtaaattttgaaaaaattcagaataatttataatatagaatTTAATATTCAAACTGTCTattttatatgcatataaaataaaaaagtcacgCGTTTAatagattttttaaattttatttttaacgtaaaatttttttaaatttctcaaaattttatagactattttaaataactacaatatatataatcataatattttttttaaatactcaAACAGATAATCATCGATACACATTTttcattgtagaattttctaaAACTAGTTTGAAGTTGAAAATATTAAGGGTGTATAGGTCTTTTTAGAATGCACTTAAAATTTTGGTGAATtttgtttaaataaaaacaaacggCCAATAGATTTGCAGATGGTGGTGTGGCTCCTCTACCAATATGACCAACTTACTTACACGTGGACCAAGTGGTGGTGGGCCCAATCAAGCAGATACTTGTCATTTGTCAATAACCGCGCGTGCTCACAGACTCGTCATTAGAGTCTGGGCATTCGTACCTGAAATGTCAGAGTATTGGTCAGCAAAATATAGGGAGGCACAAATCTGTGTTGATGTGCGTGCCCTGCCAAAATGTGCCACGTGTACGGTTCCATGCAAAGACAAGTGTCATCACCGACGCTCTCAGCTCTTGTGAAAGTCACGCGCAAGAAACACGCGCGGGGATTCAATTGAAAGAATCTAACCCATTTCAGGGTCAGGATtcagattgattaaatataaaaactaaaaacaaaagtGCTTGAGAAAATGAGGTTTTGTGTCTCAACGACCGACACGTTTAACtctagttaaatatttttataacaattattaaattaaaatataataattaatacagtAGAAActcctctaatttgttataaaaaaattaagtactaatttaggccagttataaataagaatgacctctaaattgtaattaattatacattttttaagtcacGTATTACTaaaatatacctctatataagaataattacatcttaataaaatatatatatattttgtaaatttatttatgtaaaattaataattttattttaaattataatacatgtatgaatattatatttactctaaaatatttttattatgatatagtattaatgattatttattcttattattgttacgttgatattttttgattttttaattttttttctagtgtaactctatttagttataacctctcaattagaatataatttatttggtcccaagtgtattcttggatagaggttctactgtatttatatgatttaatacaaatttttttaaaaaaatatcattaatcAATCTTACAGTGTCAtttttataaagtattaaataatattagtatTCAATAACAATGTTCTCGTAAGAAAAGAATAATATTAAGTATCAGTGATACCTAACACCTTTTATAAATAGTGtcctaaattatttttttaagatatataagacttgatatttaattatattaataacaatataatattaaaaaatatgctaattactaataatattttttaacattcctcataaaaaaaaatttactttttttcatTAATGCCAAACACATTTACTAAAAAAACTTATAACTTTTAGcttttttaaagtatataaagaTTTACCAAATTGCCCttagtatttctttactcattagttaaattattattgttatgggCTATATTCACACATTCTTTCCCAAAAATAGAAAGATCTGTATACAGATTTTCATTAATTGACAGATATATTTATTTCATTTGGTGTGTGAATGAATGGGTTAAGTTCCAATTATTCCTATTTGATCTTttaattcttttcttttctcttttcacattaaatcaaataaataaagacAAAACTAATAATTAGGTGGTGTTGTTAAAGAGAATAGATCTTACATATCTTCACCGACACAATTTTCCAGCTCAAATTTTCATCTTAAACTCTCAAAAggcaactaaaattctcataaatATACCTTCATACAGCCAATATTAGcccttttatctttttcttttttaataaatttaatatttggggattttttttcttctttccaattatattctcattattaattatgacataataaaaactaaaaaaatgcaTGTGCCTAGTTATAGCAACGATCTATCATTATTATCAACCTctgcaattttattttattttatttttaagtaattcttctttgtaaaatttttacttgtgaaaaataaaacttaccATTAATATAAACTATagtaataatattttactttttttaaaaacatgcCTAATATTAACCTAATTAATATagatctaataatatatataattattatgtgaataaaaattaaaagatgaaCCTGGTTGAGGATGATTTCAGTGATGAAGCTTTGATTGTTGGTGATTCTGagctttaataataaataaata is a genomic window of Cannabis sativa cultivar Pink pepper isolate KNU-18-1 chromosome 9, ASM2916894v1, whole genome shotgun sequence containing:
- the LOC115723234 gene encoding protein VAPYRIN-like, whose product is MNRLISLEPSNLVTIRVEHGQKCHGKITLNNVMYTMPVAFRFQPLIKTRYSIKPQSGIIPPLEKLTVEIVYHLNPGSDVPDLFPYSNDSFLLHSVVVPGATAKDYSNSYDAVPNDWFTAKKKQVFTDSGIKVMFVGSAVLARLVAHGSMDEIRDVLEKSDSSWRAADSVDNEGNSLLHLAISQSRADLVQLILEFDPDVEAPSRLGYSPIEAAVESGEALIVELLLARKASTNRSANSTAGPIHLAARGGHMDVLRLLILKGADVDALTKDGNTALHLAVAEQRRDCVRLLLANGANPNVRDTFDGDAPLHVAAALGDEYLVKLLLQKGANKDVRNRVGRTAYDMAAENGHTKLFDALKLGDSLSLASRKGEVRTMLRLIEHGAAINGRDQHGWTALHRACFKGRVEAVRALLEKGVDVDAKDEDGYTALHCAVESGHADVIELVVKKGEADVEARTNKGVTPLQIAESFGYSGITRVLIQGGAIRDYKSNNNNKNNNNDSEISKKMMIVSMEEDQGLKKKKKSRIIRGRAARGSFDRSTASVMV